The nucleotide window GAAATGCTGCGAGACATGGTGGACGCCCTCAACCAGCAAGTGGCTGAAATGAAACATTCCACAAGCAAGGGTGAGCCTGAAAGtccctgggcagagggcaggtATTGTGAACCAGGACTgaggatttccatgtgcagaactgGACACTGCTCTTCCTTTGGAGGCCCAGCGACAAGGTGGGAGTGGTAGGATCAGGGCCAGGTGATGCTAAGGGGACGGGAATGCAGGATCCCAGGTGGGGCAAAGGGTCTGTCAAGACTGATCTGGGCATGGGGACTTCCTTATGTTTCTGTGAAGTTGCAAGTTGGCCCCACTCAAGTGCCCCAGGAGGAAGTGCAGGAtgcagaggacagagcagggccaggagatACCAGAGAAACGGATGGGAGAAGTGGATCCCAGGTGGGGCAGAGGACCTGTCAAGACTGATCTCTGCCAATGTCTTTCCAATGTGCACAGATCTCCAGAGCCTGCAGGGCAGGATGTGCTGCTGGCGTGGAGCCAGCGGCGGCAGGCACGGGTCCTGGCAGTTCAGCTTCGATGGAAAGATCGGCCTCCTCTTTGACCCGGACGCCAGAATGTGGACAGAGGTTCATCCTGGGGCCAGCTGGATGAAGACGACCTGGGAGAATGACAGGCAGCTGACTGAGTTCTTGCGGAAGGTGTCCATGGGAGACTGCACAAGGTGGCTGGGGAACTTCTTGTTGCCCAGGGAGGAGATGCTGGAGTCTACAGGTAACTAGGGCCAGGGGGGGCGGGAAGGGGTTTTCCCTGGAGATGAGGTGAAGCcaccatgtgcatgtgtgtgtgcaagggtTTTGGTGCAATGGTGTGGTTGCCGGTGGATATGCGTGTGGGAACATGGATTTGTGTgcatgctgtgtgtctgtgtgtgcatgtgaggatGTAGGcatgaatgcatgtgtgtgtgttgtgccggtgtgtgcatgtctgtgtgtgtgtctgagaacGTGATCCAGTGCTGTGTCCCTCCCTATGACAGCAACAGCATGGTTgcctttcccaggagcaggagctggaaggcCTCTCCTGGGGTTTGGAGTCTGCATGGGGGCCTCCAAtcttctgcttccatttcagcGCAGCCACCCACAACCTCAGGAGCTGTCCCATCCAAGGTCACGGCCACCATGCCCATGTCCTGGACCTTTCTCCTGCTCCTCACCGGCTCAGTCCTCCTTGTCAGGTAAGGGGAGCCATTCTGAGTGACAGGTATGGAGGGCAGCACGGGAGGGAAGCACAGGGCAGATGGCTGGCTTGGGAAATGGGAAAGGGATTCCCTGAGTCCACCCCTGCCCTCTGAGCTGGACCTGCTTGTGTGGAGATGAGTCCCGGAGAAGCAGACCTCATGTTCCTCAGTAGaatgcccagccccaccctctgagTCACCAGCACCTTCCCCAGGGACTCTTAGTGTAGTCAGAAAAAATCCACACTGAGCGTCTGAACATGCAGAGCACCATCCATCCCTCTGTCTCCTCCATCCCTACCCCACCCTTTTCCTTATCAGGTGATCTCCTGCTGTTTCTGCCTTTGTGCCTTAGGTGTCTTCACTAGCTTGACCCGTGCAGTTGATGCAAGATGTGATATGGAAGCTTGAAGAGCTTGAGGCAAATGGGATGGAGACATTGGGCTGCCAGAGAAGGCTGATgcacaagtttctttttttttttttttgtctttctttcttatttaaaatttctatttaataaatacaaatttcaaaattacaacttttggattatagtggtttttcttcctataaccaccctcccacctgcaaaccatcccatctcctcctccctctcccatcccattcttcattaagattcatgtttaattatctttatatacagagatcaacttagcatatcctaagtaaagaattcaacagtcgATGCATACGTACTCATCACAAAACttcttttatccagtcttcagttaatgggcattggggttgattccatatcttagctattgtgagttgaattgcaataaacatgagggtacagataactctttcatatgctgatttcatttcacttggtaaaatcccaggagtgggatggctgggtcatatgcttGGTCtctattcaaatttctgaggtaacTCAATACTGACATTCCACAGTAGCTGTACCAGTTTAATTCCTACCAACCATGGATTAGGGTACGTTTTCCCACAAATCCACACCAGCcatgttgtttattgatttctgtatgaaacccattatgacaggggtgaggtgaaacctcactgcaattttgatttgcatttccctgagggctagtgaccctgagcgtTTTTTAgggtgtctgttggtcatttggatttcctccttggaaaaatgcctgtttaagtctttagttcatttcttgactggattgtttgctgttgtggagtttcgtGATCTCTTttcatattctggttattaatcctttagcaGTTGCATAGTTGGTAAGTAATTTCTGCCATTTtaccagttgcctcttcactttgctgagcatttcctttgcagtgcagaagcttctcaatttgaagtaatcccgtttgtcaattttggatttgattgcctgtgcctctgggatttttctaagaattctttgcctatgccaatgtcttgcagggttttccccaatgttttctaataatgtgatggtatcaggtcatagacttGGGTCTTTGACagatttgagtggattttgtgtaaggtgtaaggtaaggcattgtctgtgtatacaaaggctgttgatttttgtgtattaactttatatcttgctactttaccaaactcttctctgagttccaatagtctgtgggtagagtcttttgggtcccctatatataaaatcatgtcatctgcaaatagagatagtttcacttcctccttctcaacttgtatcctcttgatttctttctttctttcttttttttttttttttttttgacaggcagagtggacaatgagagagagagacagagagaaaggtcttcccttgctgttggttcaccctccaatggccgccgcgtccagCGCATTGCGGCCGGAACACccagctgatccgaaggcaggagccaggtgcttctcctggtctcccatgcggatgcagggcccaagcacttgggccatcctccactgcaatcccgggccacagcagagagctggcctggaagaggggcaaccaggacagaatccggtgccccgaccagactAGAAtccggtatgccagcgccacatgcggaggattagcttattgagctgaagcgccggccccttttgatttctttttcttgtcaaatggatctgactaaaacttccaggactgcactgaatagcaatggtgagagtgtgcatccttgtctggtaccagatctctgtgagaatgcttccaacgttTCCTCATTCATAGGACAAtggccatgtgtttgtcataaattgatcgggttgaggaatgttccttctatacccaagttgcttagagttttcatcatgagagggtGCTGTACttcatcaaatgttttctctgtatctattgagataatcgtatggtttttgttcttcaatttgctaatgtgatgtatcacatagaTTTGTAAATATTGTACCATCCCTTTATACCAGGGATACATCCCACTTGGTCCTTgcgaatgatctttctgatgtgttgttggatttgattggctagtattttgttgaggattttgcatctctgttcatcaaTGTGAGCACAGAGCCCTCTGTGACAacccaccccaggcactcagggaaTTCTCAGACTCTGAATCCTCACATGATGCttacccaaagacccagccataccCCACACCCTATcacacagtcacagaattcccacattcATAGTGCGTAAGGCCCCATGGTCTCAGGTAGAAGGGGATCTGCTTGCAGCCCCTTGGGCCCCCTCAGTCCAGAGAGAGCAAACAGGATGAGACAGCTTCCTGCCCAAAAAagttggccagtgctgtgccttaGCAAGTTGAGTTCAGCCACCTTGGTTGAGTGAGGGAAGGTTAGTCCTTCATAGGCCTAATTGGCACCCTGCCCCCGACCAGTcatccaggccagactcaaagtcagtgaggacCACAGCATTTTATCCCTCCAGTAAAAATCCCCCAGTTGTGTGGCCCACAGCAGCCTCTGCCCACCTTATTAAGGTAGCATGTGCTTCCTGGTCGTTGCCAGGCACCCTTGTTGGTGATGGGAAGAAAGCAACATGCTCTGGCTTCACAGGATTAGGTGGGCACCACGGTCCCCATTAGTgccccaggctggactcaaagtcatGTGGACCGCGAGTtgtccctcaggcaatatcaccagtgacagAGCTGCTGCAGGTTTCTCTCACCTTGCTCCAAGGAGATGGCCTCTCCCTCACCACTGGCTTTGGGAGTCAAAGGTTGTGTCCTGGGGGCTGCATGACTAGCCCGCCCCACTGCTCCATGCTATCCATCTTATTTTTGTAGAATATCTATTAAGGGGCGGTGCTgtgcctagcaggtaaagccaccgcctgcagttccagcatccatatgggcatcagtcctagtcccagctgtgcctcttctgatccagctctctgctatggcctcggataccagtggaggatggcccaagtccttgggcccctgcacccacttgggaggcccagatgaagcttctggctcctgacttcagattggtgcagctccagatattgcagccttctgaggagtgaaccatcggatggaaaatgctttctctgcatctattaagatagtCATGTGATttctcttctgcagtttgttaatatggtgtatcacattgattgatttgcaaatgttgaaccatccctgcataccaggaataagtctcacttggtctgggtagatgatctttctgatgtgttgttggattctattagccaggcttttattgaggatttttgcacctatgttcatcaaagaaattggtctgtaattctctttctctgctacatctttttcaggtttaggaattaaggtgatctggcttcaaagaaagaatttgggaagatttcctctctttcaatggtgtgtcaattttgtttattttttcaaaaaccagctcttagttttgctgatcttttgtaattgttttattcaattttgttgatttcttctctaattttctcaaagattttatttatttattaaaaggcagacttacagacaatgagagagagagacagacagaaagatcttccatctactggttcactccccatatggctacaatggccagagctgagccgatccaaatccaggaggcaggtgcttcttcgggtctccaacacgggtgcaggggcccaaggacttgagccatcttccactgctttcccaggccatagcagagagctggattggaaaaagtgcacccaggactagaaccagtgttcatatgtgatgctggcaccacaggtggaagattaacctactgtacaacagcgctggccctgatttcttttctaattttaattatttctcttctactagtttcagtttggtttgctgtagttgttctagatccttgagaggcattgatagctcatttatttggtgcctttccgatttcttgatgtaggcacctattgctataaaatttccttgtaacactgcttttgttgtatcccataagtttggtatgttgtgttgttatcttcatttgcttccagaaggtttttgctttattctatgacacactgttcattcaggagcatgttgttcagtgtccatgtatttgcatatgctctagagtttcctgagttgctgattttcagcttcatcccattgtggtccgaaaatgcatggtatgatttcaattcttttgaatttactaatcttgctttatggcctagtatgtggtcaatcctagtgtaggttccatgcactactgagaagaatgtgtattttctaaATGCAGTacaaaattctgtagatatctgttaggtccatttggtctatagtgcgAATTAAATTTGCTTTTTCCTTATTGATTATtggtctgattgatctgtccattgccgaaagtggagtattgaagtcccccaatactattgtattgtattgtattgtaaaTCCcttagcatattttttaaatagcccagtgccctgtaattaggtgcatatacagtTCTAATGgttgcatcttcctgttgaattgatcccttaaccattatatagtgcccctctttgactatcttaacagtttttgtgttaaagtctattttgtctggtattaagatggttatgccagctcttttttggtttctgttggcatggaatatctttttccaacctttcactttcagtctgcatgcacctttcttgtaagcagcaaatagatgggttttgttccttaatccattcagccagtctgtgtcttttaactggagagttgaggccatttacattcaatgtgactattggtaagtagtgactttgcccttccatttgtccaaagatattttaatttatagtttgaacttcctgtagtcttttactgagagattttcttcctttaccttctttggtATTGATgatcattttctgtatttctgtgtgtaacacatctttaagcatcttttgcagggctggatggatggtgacaaattctttcaatttctttttgctttgaaaggtctttatttcaccttcattcacaaaatgaGCGCTTTGcagtatataatattctgggatggcagtttttttcctcttagtacttgggctatgtctcaccattctctcctagcctgtagggtttctgatgagaagtctgctgtgagtctaactggagatcctctgagagtaatctgatgtttctctcttgcacagtttagaatcctttctttatgtttcactgtgctgagtttgattacaatgtgtcatggcgaggatttttctggtcatatctattgggagttctgtgtgcctcctgtacttggacgtctccttctttctccaaggcaggaagttttctgctagtagctaaaaaggccttctaatccttctttctctctctccatgccttcaggaactcctggaacctgaatgttgggttttttaatagtattccatagattCACAAtgatattttttaggtttctaatttcttctttttctcttcagtttgactgtatattttcctgtgctctgtcctctAGTCCGATAGTCTCTCCTCTGCCTAAataattctggtttttttttttttgacaggcagagttagacagtgagacagagagacagaaagaaaggtctcccttccgttggttaactccccaaatggctgctacggcaggcacACTGCGCCGCtacgaagccagcagccaggagcctcctcctggtctcccatgtgggtacagggcccaagcacttgggccatcctccactgctttctgggccacagcagagacctggactggaagaggagcaaccggtacagaaccagcgccccaaccgggaatagaacccgggctgccagtgccacagggggaggattaacctagtgagccatggtgctggcctctaattctgtttttaaggatcTCAAgtgccttttttattctattgaattattcatttcgtTTTGATTCCTtctaagatttcaatttcatgagaGAGAGTTTCTTTcgtgtcctgcatggatttctgtagttcgtgtgtttgcttttgattacttctaagtatcatatcatcaattttttgagttccatttcttgcatttcttctatctcatcatcttcataatcttgtattgaagtattttgttcttttaggagtgtcatgttgtctttcgtattcttatttcttgtattgttgtgtttgttgttcagcatttgtggcgATActtgttgtactatgactctgtagataagtgacTGTCTGCCTTcactgaatctctagaggcttgtagtgggtgtggctagagagctgtgttcagttctccaggattaagggtgtgcctaaggtgacacactcaggtttggcatgataaatcttctctttttttaatctgaaggGAAGTAATtgtgctcagctgagctcttctcaatggagaccagtgcctgagtgctagccccagtgggtgtaatattcgtctgctctgtcccaaggaccacataaaggatctgtgtagtcctcaatgtaagttcagattccccaatGTCTTTCACTGAGTAACCAGGACTCCCTGAGCTTGTGGCGTCCCCTACCAAGACTACTCAAAGTcacagccacaccgtgagttctgATACACAAACcctcagtttgtttttttgtttttgttttttcataatactggTTCAGAAGTTCCACACAGTCACTAGGTCTTAgcctcctgttattactccccaccagagtcagtcCCCACAAGAGTCATGTTTCTACACTCAGCTGATTGCcaggcacagacacaagctggcacagctcttACGTATGTCCAAAGTGGTGCCTGCTCTATCGGCTTGTATGCCTTTGTgaggtgatcagagagagagaaacgtgtccgtactatgccttttattttttctctcctctagttaggctggtatactttcccccacagggcttcaagcctcattccctctaggcacttcctgccacttttttaaaatttatttgacaggtagagttatacacagtgagagacagagagaaagatcttcctccaaatgtccaccatggccggagctgtgccaatatgaagccagaagccaggtgcttcttcctggtctcccatgcgagtgcagcggccctagcacttgggccatcctccactgcactcccaggccacagcagagagctggactggaagaggagcaaccaggactagaacctggtgcccatatgggatgccggcaccataggcagaggattaaccaagtgagccacagcgccagccccccctgCTGCCTTATTGCCAGTTTCTCCAGCTATTGCGGTCTcacctcacctcactttccagcgctggtgcgtaggCACTCAGCAGCTGGAGTCCCGAGCTGTGGgtgcccacaccctccacgtaggtccatcATGTCCCTTAATTTCAGAAtagcttcctctgctgttttgTCCCTAGCTCTTCCTTGAGACTATACTATCTCCACTTTTTGTATTATCatctcctggactagatcagtaagctccctccctattctgccatcttggaaccgcGCCCAACCATTCCATATTAGATTGCCCGTGTGCATGCAGGAGTCCAACCAGTTATGTTTGCCCTCATTTTCCCTCTATGGTGCTGCTACGTTCAGCATTTGCTATCCACCAACATCAATAGTTTTCAACTTCCCTCCCTTGACAATGTGGTCTTAAGATCCGTTGTCATTTTTCTGCTTGTCCTGCTGATTCTAAAACAATAAACTCAATTCTTCTTGTATCTGCCATTCTGAGACACACTGACTTGCTCAGAATACATTTGTTGGCCCTTGGGGTCTATCTGATATACCATGTCCTACATTGTCACACTAATTATCTTTTTTCAGTCCAACGTTGGCAAAATCCTCAATCCcatcaaaatataaatttgtcAAAATGTAAATGAAAGCTGCTAATGCAAATGATCCATCCTAGAGAGCTTGCTTAGAATAGAAAAGCTTACAAGCCACAGAGCAGCCTCGCTTTTTCCTCTGGCAGGGTGAGGCCAAGCCCTTAAAAAGCCAGATGGGTGTTCTGAGAGTGGCTCTGTCCTGGAAGGAACCCAAGCTAGCCTGAAACTGGGGAGAGAGGAGTCTGGGGCTTCAGATTTCACCTAGGCTCCCTAAGAATGCACCCCTCCCCCTGGCATGCATCCCCCAGGGCTCCCTGTCCAGCTTCCCTGGAGCACCTGGaaggcccagcctgcagggaTGGAGTAGCGTGCACTCTGTGATCCAGGTCCCATGCTGCGACCAGGTGCCCAGGGCAGTCTCACTATCCCCATGGGAGCTTCCTTCCTGGGATGGTGCTCAAACACAGTGCACACATAAGGGACAGTGTGGAGGTAGAAAGATAAGTAAAGTTAGAAACCTTGGCCAGCCATTATTAACCATGTCCACATGGGGAGCCAACGAATGTGTCTGCAGTCCCTAGAAGGAGACAGAGGTACCCTCTTCACCTAGCAGACAGGCATTGTGGGCCTGCACCTGCGTTCACACCTCACATTGGGTGCCAGTGGCGGGCTCATCCTGGGAGTCCCGCACACTGTCTGCATGGGTGGGGCACCAGCACTCTTCCATAAGACACATCGGAAACAAGTTTCAGGGCACACGACAGCTTTATTAGCACCAAGCACACCTtgtaaagggcaggcagagggcacaTAACCGATTCAGGGCAGCACTAATTCTATAGCTGAAGGTGGTATTGGTGCCACTATGCTTctcaatcagcttgaaggtcacataggctcctagctttccaggtgggcctgggccacacccaggagcggtttacctgattggcagaggcaggactgggggAAACattcctggggctcctgggcctgCCAGCACTCAGataactgcatgggctaggcaggcagtctcacgGGATCTCCCACAGTGGAGTGTGCTGCATTGGGTCGCTGGGCCATTGGTAGAACAGGGAATGACAAGGCATAGCTAGTGAAGAGATGTGATCCAAGTCATAGCACCAATGTTCCTGAACTTGGGCTAACGGCTCATGACAGGTTAAAATACagaatcaatacataaaaacaaaatggtacaGAAACTAACACAAGAAGAAGGACACAGGTATTGTCTTGCAGTCTGGATTCAAACTCTCACTGGCACGGCTGCTTGCAGTCACTCTCCTTCTTATATTCCGTGTTTCTCTTTATAACTTGGATCTTAAACTGGGCTATTCCAGGTGTCAATGAtacaaagcttaaaaaataaaagggtctCTTCGACCAAGTTTCCTAGGACTTCCCTTGTTCCCTCAAGCCTAACGCTTCCATATACAGACTCTGGACCACTCAGCACggaatctgggctcctggcctaggCAGGGCCTACATCCTTCCTCAGCCTGATGAGGTCACAGGAGACAGAGGCTTGTCCTGCTTCCCAGAAGAAGAAGTCAGAGGCCAAAGTCCCTGGGTAGGGGAGCTCTCAATGCACACAGCTCGACGTGAGTAGACCCCAGAGGCCCAAGAGGGCTGCAAGCACTTTCCATGGCCCAACAACTCCAAAGGCACCCAGTGGTGAATGTCCCAGATAGGCAGTGTCATGTCAGCAGTGCGGTCACTGTGGttgtgattccagcatcacagatgggagAAGCCCTGGTTAGAGAAAAGACAGGTGATTCCCTGCTCCAGGACAGCCCCGGCTACTCCTAGAGTCCTCCTCCCATCTCAGGaattctccaccccccccccatcagaTGCAATAAAGAAGGAATCTTCCTCAGATTCTCAGCACAGATGCTGTACACCTGCCCACCCGCTCTCCTGCCCTGAGAGTGGACTTTGCTTACAACAGACCTTGCTAGTTCATTTTAACCTTGGAGCATCCCACAGTTCTCTTCCTGCAGGGGGACCAAGACCTTTTACAGGTTCTCTGGTACCAGGAacgccctgccctctgccttaGGAGCTGGGTTACAAAATCCTTCCCACCCCTCATCCTGGGAAGGGGTCAGCATCCTCTTTGCTTTGAGGATGGAATCTCTGACAACGACTCCTCGAGTGGAGCGTCCATGC belongs to Oryctolagus cuniculus chromosome 5, mOryCun1.1, whole genome shotgun sequence and includes:
- the LOC100342552 gene encoding UL16-binding protein 2, with the translated sequence MELLALRCFTSLLLLLLPLLAAGLRALLADAHSLCYNITVNPKARPGQQRCDVQGHVDDRRILHCDCSFTKISFFDPLGREVDAIDNWAEQTEMLRDMVDALNQQVAEMKHSTSKDLQSLQGRMCCWRGASGGRHGSWQFSFDGKIGLLFDPDARMWTEVHPGASWMKTTWENDRQLTEFLRKVSMGDCTRWLGNFLLPREEMLESTAQPPTTSGAVPSKVTATMPMSWTFLLLLTGSVLLVRCLH